The sequence ATGAAAGCCGACGCTGGGGCTGGGGTTTCTCAAAAGAAGTCAAGGAGAGGTCCAATCAGGTTTTGGAGGAAGTTGGTCTGTCTGATTTCAAGAAGAGGAGTTGGCAAGCTTTATCAGGAGGGGAGCGCCAGCGGGTATTGATTGCCCGTGCAATGATGTCTAAACCAAAACTTTTGTTGTTGGATGAACCCTCAGCTAATTTGGACCTGCAATCAAAGACAAAACTCTATGATCTCTTACATAGAGTTAATGAAAAAACTACTGTTTTAGTCAGTACTCACGACCTTGGCTTGGTACCACACATTGCCAAGTCTGTGGCGACAGTGAATCATTTTTTGCACTACCATCCCAAACCTGAGATCACAGATCTCGCTCTCCACGTGATGTGTGGTTCTGACGTGGACCACCATTGTCCTCTGCCAGAAATGACCACTCTTGCAGCTGCCTCCTAGTTCAACTTAATTCGCAGCAGCTTATGTGGGAAGCCCTCCAATATGATTTTATGCAACATGCCTTGCTTGCCATAGTATTGGGGAGTATTGCATGTGGGCTTCTTGGTTCAATCGTAGTTGTTAACAGGATGACTTTCCTTGCAGGGGGAATTTCTCACTTTGCTTATGGCGGAGTCGGTCTAGGTGTTTTTCTTGGTTGGCCGCTTCTTCCTACCACCT comes from SAR324 cluster bacterium and encodes:
- a CDS encoding ABC transporter ATP-binding protein, whose amino-acid sequence is MSEVEVLNLIFAYEPEKIVLENINLQIPERDLVAVIGPNGGGKSTLFRLILGLLKPLQGKVLIQGQHHQLRSDLVGYVPQNSKSNHQFPIKVGDVVALGSDESRRWGWGFSKEVKERSNQVLEEVGLSDFKKRSWQALSGGERQRVLIARAMMSKPKLLLLDEPSANLDLQSKTKLYDLLHRVNEKTTVLVSTHDLGLVPHIAKSVATVNHFLHYHPKPEITDLALHVMCGSDVDHHCPLPEMTTLAAAS